The proteins below come from a single Eubacterium limosum genomic window:
- a CDS encoding alanine/glycine:cation symporter family protein, protein MLESIVTSVNDVVWSIPLIILILGAGIYFSVRMKFPQLRLIKEMFRLLGDNKGKGTDEGVSGLRAFIMTAAGRVGVGNIAGMATAIALGGPGAIFWLWVVALFGTAIALIESTLAQAYKITVNGEFRGGPAYYIEKGIGKKWYAKAFALVTILAPGILMPGVQSYNITSSLNQAFGWNTLIIAIVLAVVVGICIFGGVKRISAVAEKVSPFMACAYLLVSFIIIGANISKVPGVFMMIVQSAFSVQPVFGALAGVALSKGVMRGVFANEAGQGTSAIMAGSADVSHPVKQGLASCLSVYAGTILVCTTSAFMILLTGCYNVVGPAGGFLFEGMPGKEYGVAYVHGAIDTIFPGFGAPFIAVSILLFAFIALLAYYYYAESNLVYVFHETKAWMKSNKPFLYVFRGIFILAAFQGCLQAVSVVWTMGDIGCGLMTWLNVIAVLILSNQGLAIFKDYERQKKLGLEPVFDPDLLGIQNAGSVWRDRLAEYKVAQKADAEEKGIAA, encoded by the coding sequence ATGTTAGAGAGTATTGTAACAAGTGTCAACGATGTGGTCTGGAGTATTCCGCTGATTATCCTGATTCTGGGCGCCGGCATCTATTTTTCGGTGCGGATGAAATTTCCTCAGCTGCGGCTCATCAAGGAGATGTTCCGGCTGCTGGGTGACAACAAGGGCAAGGGCACCGATGAGGGGGTCTCCGGTCTCCGCGCCTTTATCATGACCGCCGCTGGCCGTGTGGGCGTGGGCAACATCGCTGGCATGGCCACCGCCATTGCCCTGGGCGGCCCCGGCGCCATTTTCTGGCTCTGGGTAGTGGCGCTGTTTGGAACGGCCATCGCCCTCATCGAGTCTACCCTGGCCCAGGCTTATAAGATTACGGTCAATGGCGAGTTCAGAGGCGGCCCGGCCTACTATATCGAAAAGGGAATCGGTAAAAAATGGTACGCCAAGGCCTTTGCCCTGGTCACCATTCTGGCGCCAGGCATCCTGATGCCGGGCGTCCAGTCCTACAACATTACCTCAAGCCTGAACCAGGCCTTTGGCTGGAATACCCTTATCATTGCCATTGTGCTGGCGGTGGTGGTCGGAATTTGTATCTTCGGCGGTGTGAAACGCATCTCGGCTGTCGCGGAAAAGGTTTCGCCCTTTATGGCCTGTGCCTATCTGCTGGTCTCCTTTATCATCATCGGGGCGAACATCAGCAAGGTGCCTGGCGTGTTTATGATGATTGTCCAGTCTGCCTTCAGTGTCCAGCCGGTTTTTGGCGCGCTGGCCGGCGTGGCCCTTTCCAAGGGGGTCATGCGCGGCGTATTTGCCAACGAGGCGGGGCAGGGAACCTCGGCCATCATGGCAGGCTCTGCCGATGTATCACACCCGGTAAAACAGGGGCTGGCCTCCTGCCTGAGCGTTTACGCGGGCACCATCCTGGTCTGCACCACCTCGGCTTTTATGATCCTGCTGACGGGCTGTTACAATGTGGTCGGCCCGGCCGGCGGCTTCCTGTTTGAGGGCATGCCCGGCAAGGAATACGGCGTCGCTTATGTGCATGGGGCCATTGACACCATCTTTCCAGGCTTCGGAGCACCTTTTATCGCTGTCTCCATCCTGCTTTTTGCTTTCATTGCCCTCCTGGCCTATTACTATTATGCCGAAAGCAACCTGGTGTACGTTTTTCATGAAACCAAAGCCTGGATGAAGAGCAACAAGCCCTTCCTGTATGTGTTCCGGGGGATCTTTATCCTGGCGGCGTTTCAGGGCTGTCTGCAGGCTGTGTCTGTAGTGTGGACCATGGGGGACATCGGCTGTGGACTCATGACCTGGCTTAATGTGATTGCAGTGCTGATTTTAAGTAATCAGGGTCTGGCAATCTTCAAGGATTACGAGCGCCAGAAAAAACTGGGGCTGGAACCTGTCTTTGATCCGGATCTCCTGGGTATCCAGAACGCCGGCAGTGTCTGGCGGGACCGCCTGGCTGAGTACAAGGTGGCCCAGAAGGCTGATGCAGAAGAAAAAGGCATTGCCGCATAA
- a CDS encoding tyrosine-type recombinase/integrase has translation MKLIQDITPLCLSAGILREFEEYLRQEERSINTIEKYARDLRAFFYFVGDRAVTKERVLAWKESLVVGYAASSVNSMLAAANSFLNWAGYPEYKVRFLKIQRGVFSKPEKELTQSEYAKLVKEASKKGNERLSLLLQTICATGIRVSELQYITVEAVYTGWAEVNCKGKRRMVFITDKLCRLLKKYIRKQKIRTGSVFITKNGRALNRSNIWRDMKALCKRAGVKPGKVFPHNLRHLFARRYYSMEKDLSRLADILGHTNVNTTRIYTVESGETHAKQIGRLELIIT, from the coding sequence ATGAAATTAATACAGGATATTACACCACTTTGTTTATCCGCCGGTATTCTTCGGGAATTTGAAGAGTATCTTCGGCAGGAAGAACGAAGCATTAACACCATCGAAAAATATGCGCGCGATCTGCGAGCATTCTTTTACTTTGTGGGTGACAGAGCGGTTACGAAAGAGCGGGTGTTGGCTTGGAAGGAAAGTTTGGTGGTAGGGTATGCTGCTTCCAGTGTCAATTCTATGTTAGCCGCTGCAAACAGCTTTTTAAACTGGGCAGGTTACCCGGAATATAAAGTGAGATTCTTGAAAATCCAGCGCGGTGTTTTTTCAAAGCCTGAGAAAGAGTTGACACAGAGTGAATATGCTAAATTGGTGAAAGAAGCGAGTAAGAAGGGAAACGAGCGTCTGTCACTCTTGCTCCAAACGATTTGCGCGACGGGGATACGTGTATCAGAGCTTCAGTATATTACGGTAGAGGCTGTTTATACAGGTTGGGCAGAGGTAAACTGTAAAGGAAAGCGGCGTATGGTTTTTATAACAGACAAGCTGTGCCGTCTCCTGAAAAAGTATATCCGAAAACAGAAAATAAGGACGGGGTCTGTTTTTATTACTAAAAATGGAAGAGCGCTGAACCGTTCTAATATTTGGAGGGACATGAAAGCCTTGTGTAAAAGAGCAGGCGTTAAACCTGGAAAGGTTTTCCCGCATAATCTGCGCCATTTATTTGCCAGAAGATACTATTCGATGGAAAAGGACCTGTCCCGTCTTGCGGATATTTTGGGGCATACAAATGTTAATACAACTCGAATATATACGGTAGAAAGCGGTGAAACGCATGCAAAACAAATCGGGCGACTTGAGTTGATTATTACATAA